The following are from one region of the Salvia hispanica cultivar TCC Black 2014 chromosome 1, UniMelb_Shisp_WGS_1.0, whole genome shotgun sequence genome:
- the LOC125188697 gene encoding twinkle homolog protein, chloroplastic/mitochondrial-like — protein MLFLPPRKILLSPSSKSSRIIAMGSKNFLLQKSPAAPATYACLHSLHDSSNSSPRTLLYDSHSRKCSRLFAIPKQLQLNYQRANRYSYTPYSAMPIPRPISDVNVETLEKQFVDEKKLVMLKQKLQEIGIDGSSCKPGQYNGLVCPSCKGGEKNEKSLSLHVTEDGGAAVWTCFRAKCGWKGATRAFAGVNSTYSAMSKNKIKQPKRTITEESLGLEPLCSELLAYFAERMISGETLRRNAVMQKRTGDQIAIAFTYQRNGELVSCKYRDITKKFWQEANTEKVFYGLDDIKEASDVIIVEGEMDKLAMEEAGFKNCVSVPDGAPPKVSAKELPTEEKDTKYQYLWNCKEYTEKASRIILATDGDPPGQALAEELARRLGRERCWRIKWPKKNDTEYFKDANEVLMYMGPDALKEVIENAELYPIKGLFNFRDYFDEIDDYYNQSLGFELGVSTGWKALNELYNVVPGELTIVTGVPNSGKSEWIDALLCNLNHSVGWKFALCSMENQVREHGRKLLEKHIKKPFFDVRYGEHVERMSTEELERGKKWLSDSFSLIRCENDSLPSIRWVLELAKIAVLRHGVSGLVIDPYNELDHQRPPNQTETEYVSQMLTQVKRFAQHHSCHVWFVAHPRQLHNWIGGPPNMYDISGSAHFINKCDNGIVIHRNRDPDAGPMDLVQVCVRKVRNKVIGTIGDAYLSYNRVTGEYGDIDVTGLLSKRKRGP, from the exons atGCTTTTTCTACCGCCTCGTAAAATTTTGCTCAGTCCTTCCTCGAAGAGTAGCAGAATTATTGCCATGGGTTCCAAAAATTTTCTGCTTCAAAAATCGCCGGCTGCTCCGGCTACTTACGCCTGCTTACATTCGCTCCATGATTCTTCTAATTCTTCGCCGAGAACACTTCTTTATGACTCACACAGTCGGAAATGCTCGAGGCTTTTTGCTATTCCGAAGCAATTGCAGCTGAATTACCAGAGGGCTAATCGCTACAGTTATACGCCCTATTCCGCTATGCCTATTCCGAGACCGA TTTCTGATGTCAATGTTGAGACTCTGGAGAAGCAATTTGTTGATGAAAAGAAGCTGGTGATGTTAAAGCAGAAGTTGCAGGAAATTGGAATTGATGGCAGTTCGTGCAAGCCGGGCCAATACAATGGTCTAGTTTGTCCCAGT TGTAAAGGCGGggagaaaaatgagaaaagcCTTTCGCTTCATGTCACTGAAGATGG CGGTGCAGCAGTGTGGACCTGCTTTCGTGCTAAATGTGGGTGGAAGGGTGCTACCCGT GCCTTTGCAGGTGTAAACTCAACTTATTCAGCAAtgagtaaaaacaaaataaagcaaCCAAAAAGAACAATCACAGAGGAGAGTTTAGGACTGGAGCCTTTGTGTAGTGAG CTACTTGCATATTTTGCTGAGCGCATGATCTCTGGAGAAACCCTACGGAGAAATGCTGTTATGCAGAAAAGGACGGGAGATCAG ATTGCTATTGCTTTCACTTACCAAAGAAATGGAGAACTTGTAAGCTGCAAGTATCGTGATATTACCAAAAAGTTTTGGCAG GAAGCAAATACTGAAAAAGTATTTTATGGACTCGATGATATAAAGGAAGCAAGTGACGTCATTATT GTTGAGGGTGAAATGGACAAGCTTGCTATGGAAGAAGCGGGCTTCAAGAATTGTGTGAGTGTTCCTGATGGAGCGCCTCCAAAAGTTTCGGCAAAGGAATTGCCCACAGAAGAAAAG GACACGAAGTATCAATATCTATGGAACTGCAAAGAATATACTGAAAAG GCATCTCGCATAATTCTTGCAACTGATGGTGATCCTCCTGGTCAAGCCTTGGCAGAAGAACTTGCACGGCGCCTGGGAAGAGAAAG GTGCTGGAGAATCAAATGGCCAAAAAAGAATGATActgaatattttaaagatgCAAATGAG GTGCTTATGTATATGGGCCCTGATGCACTGAAGGAAGTCATTGAAAACGCAGAGCTTTATCCAATAAAAGGGCTGTTTAATTTTAGGGATTACTTTGACGAGATTGATGACTATTATAACCAGTCTCTTGGTTTTGAGCTTGGCGTTTCAACAGGATGGAAGGCCCTCAATGAATTATACAAT GTTGTGCCTGGGGAATTGACAATTGTTACGGGAGTTCCAAATTCAGGCAAGAGTGAATGGATCGATGCTCTATTATGCAATCTCAATCATAGCGTAGGCTGGAAATTTGCACTATGTTCAATGGAAAATCAG GTTAGGGAGCATGGAAGAAAACTTTTGGagaaacatataaaaaagCCTTTCTTCGATGTTAG GTATGGGGAACATGTTGAGAGGATGAGCACCGAGGAACTGGAGCGAGGAAAGAAATGGCTCAGCGATTCATTTTCTCTAATCAG GTGTGAGAACGATTCCCTTCCAAGTATACGTTGGGTTCTTGAACTCGCGAAAATAGCCGTTCTGCGCCATGGCGTTAGTGGGCTCGTAATTGATCCATACAATGAACTAGATCATCAACGCCCTCCTAATCA GACCGAGACTGAATACGTGAGTCAGATGCTGACCCAAGTGAAGCGGTTTGCTCAGCATCATTCATGTCATGTTTGGTTTGTTGCTCATCCAAGACAG TTGCATAATTGGATTGGAGGCCCTCCAAACATGTACGACATCAGTGGAAGCGCACACTTCATAAACAAGTGCGACAATGGAATTGTTATCCATCGTAACAGGGACCCGGACGCTGGCCCCATGGATTTAGTTCAG GTTTGTGTGCGGAAAGTACGTAATAAAGTTATAGGAACCATTGGAGACGCCTATTTGTCATATAACAG GGTTACCGGTGAGTACGGGGACATTGATGTGACGGGCCTGCTTTCTAAGCGCAAGCGTGGTCCGTGA